One genomic window of Ornithodoros turicata isolate Travis unplaced genomic scaffold, ASM3712646v1 Chromosome44, whole genome shotgun sequence includes the following:
- the LOC135374144 gene encoding uncharacterized protein LOC135374144 gives MASTSEFDLNMERSPQWEDLRKEMHEAIAAEDEARVLKCLDAAPALKLWLDPVKEKSARYRAVKKKAIRIHGLLVSRGCGLKNDKEASYYQYLTGVHRAEIRRQRYYTTECKDSYIYYLKSKSRGHVGCDDFEGRLEKMFRELSTDQLNEKILKVIATAPHLDILFDYNSENVQGITGCSGSRVLGLTDYEEQRLFIGGRATEAEVRGTFIHDSCHLALHLVYKNDGKPYFREDTEMERRYRAILDDIKRRKDDVDVLIRLALMKNEEQEAIVLIPYILTQCGSDHGNRVLEKEVPELGKFFEDTVIPDMHKYIQNGIPPIDATMIEKENARLNKAFNIGKLKVNFENQPKNSVWENGLLHVVTGPELRLLEIMVHNAVQSTGLPYVFFDAKQLDSALEDVLLDYRYAFALVTVQVNKNVQKMIKLFSEVSCVTGSKVILLVEDSGKDYVMKQVQEDVFFGERHKVHRIDEASFEHVTYSCKK, from the coding sequence ATGGCTTCGACATCTGAATTTGATCTCAACATGGAAAGGTCGCCACAGTGGGAAGACCTCAGGAAGGAAATGCACGAAGCCATTGCGGCGGAAGACGAGGCTCGTGTTCTAAAGTGCCTGGATGCTGCACCTGCTTTGAAACTGTGGTTGGACCCTGTTAAAGAAAAATCAGCTCGTTACAGAGCTGTTAAAAAGAAAGCCATCCGTATACATGGCCTCTTAGTCTCGCGTGGATGTGGACTCAAGAACGACAAAGAAGCATCGTATTATCAATATCTGACAGGCGTTCATCGAGCTGAAATACGACGGCAACGATACTACACCACAGAATGCAAAGACTCCTACATCTATTACTTGAAAAGCAAATCAAGGGGCCACGTCGGATGTGATGACTTCGAGGGGCGATTGGAGAAGATGTTCAGGGAACTTTCAACCGACCAattaaacgagaaaatattgaAAGTTATTGCCACAGCACCGCATCTGGATATACTATTCGACTACAACAGCGAAAACGTTCAGGGGATCACGGGGTGCAGCGGCAGCCGCGTTCTCGGACTTACTGATTACGAAGAGCAGAGACTTTTTATCGGAGGCAGAGCAACGGAAGCCGAAGTCCGGGGCACGTTTATTCACGATTCTTGTCATTTGGCACTTCATCTGGTGTATAAAAATGATGGCAAGCCATATTTCCGCGAAGATACAGAAATGGAACGGCGATACAGAGCCATTCTGGATGACATAAAACGAAGAAAAGACGATGTGGATGTCTTGATCCGACTAGCTTTGatgaaaaatgaagaacaagaAGCGATTGTTCTTATCCCATACATACTAACTCAATGTGGCAGCGATCATGGAAATAGGGTTCTCGAAAAGGAGGTACCAGAACTAGGAAAGTTTTTTGAGGATACTGTCATCCCGGACATGCATAAATACATTCAAAATGGAATCCCACCGATAGATGCGACAATgatagaaaaggaaaacgcgAGACTCAACAAAGCTTTCAACATTGGCAAACTGAAGGTCAATTTCGAGAACCAACCGAAGAACAGTGTCTGGGAAAACGGGTTGCTTCACGTAGTTACGGGCCCAGAACTGAGGCTTCTCGAAATAATGGTTCACAACGCTGTGCAATCTACGGGACTGCCGTACGTGTTTTTCGATGCAAAACAGCTGGACTCCGCACTGGAGGATGTGTTACTGGACTacagatatgcttttgcgcttGTAACGGTCCAAGTAAACAAAAACGTCCAAAAGATGATTAAGCTTTTCAGTGAAGTGTCCTGTGTCACTGGATCAAAAGTCATCTTGCTTGTGGAAGACAGTGGCAAAGACTACGTGATGAAACAAGTGCAAGAAGATGTATTCTTTGGCGAGAGGCACAAAGTTCATAGGATCGACGAAGCAAGCTTTGAGCACGTCACATATAGCTGCAAAAAATGA